In the genome of Mangifera indica cultivar Alphonso chromosome 9, CATAS_Mindica_2.1, whole genome shotgun sequence, the window gttaaattttttatagtgttattgttattgttgttattattattattgtttcgCTTTCTTTAGTTTTAAACCTGTGAATTCATTAATGCAGTTAGAAGGGATTTTCAGAATAAATGCAGAAAATAGTCAGGAGGAGTATGTGAGGGACCAATTAAATAGTGGAGTGGTACCAGATGCTGTTGATGTGCACTGTTTGGCAGGACTTATCAAGGTATCCAATAGCCTCTTTTGACTCTTCTCTTATATTCATCATGCTTTTTGACTGTTCATGGTTCAAATATTTGATGATGGATTGAATaggttaataaattaaaatttacccAGTGTCCGTTTTACATTGTGATGATAATCTGTTCATTGCATCTCTGTTAGCTAGCCAAGTACCGCTCGTAATCAAGTGGGACCAACTGCATTAAACTAGTATTTTTGCATGAAGTGATTGCACATAAAAATCTAACCCATGCATTTGCCACTTGGAGGTCTTGCCTAGGGGTGGACTCAAATTGAGCTAGCTTGGTTGAAATTGgtatttgactcaatttgaactgaattcaagttaaaattttagttcGGTAAATTGGTtcgagttcaattcaaattttcttctaGTGATATTGTTCATTCtgattatgataatattcatCCTATTGGTGATACTATTCATCTCATCGATAACACTATTTATCTCGCTGACGACTTTCTAACAATATCTTTGGTCAGCTCGAATTCTTATTGAATTCAACAtaatgaattcaagtcaaactcaagccaaCCTATGTTAGGGCTTGGGttggtttgaattcaaccctAGTCTTACTTTTCTCCATTTCCATGTTCATGTATGTTTTACACTTAGACTTTATGGTGATGTTAAATATGAAGTGCTGGAAAATTCCCAGAAAATGCTGAATGATTAATGTGGATTGATACATCTAAAAGTCATTTAATTACACAACTAGTCATTAATTCTCCAGCTAAAGAGTGGCATATTTAGCAGAGCCAACAAACAAACTTTTATGCTTTATCAATTTCTTCTATGATTGAAAGCATCATTGGCATTTTAgctttgatttgaaaataaatgacaataaaatttctttatgaTCTATAATTACTTCTATTATTGTCTGTTAGTGCCAAATAGATTGCATGGTACAACCTTTTACTCTTTTATATTATGGAGTGCAAGCAAAGTCTAAATAGTTAGCATTGTGTTGTGTCAGATAGATCATATAATGCATCACCAGCATCTAATACATgcatatttgatatgttttaGCCTCGTAGAATTAATCAGGGAACGCAATGGCTGCATATAGTTGTATAAGTAGATATTATGATAGGACTCACAATTGGAATTACAGATAATTGAGATTGTGAAATAATGAGAATGTAAATTTTATTGagtaatattgaaaattatagcaaattgatatttatttctACAAGTGCTCCACCTGATCCAGAGGAAGGTGCTACACATTCACCAAACAAGCTCCTCGGTTGATACTGCCCAGCAACACCATCATTGCCCTTTTCATCTAAATCATCCTAGTTTAAATAGGTGGCCATCTTCCATAAATCTTCTAATTCTAATTGAACTTCTAATCATAATTGGTAATCCTAAATCTAGTTGGTAATTATTAAATCCTACCCCTATCTCCCAATCTTGCTAATAGTTATCTATTCCTACATCACttagaaataattattaattttctaaatcacCCCTATGATGGAGGCCTAACATATTACATTCTTGTGATATCCATGGTTCAAAAACTTCTGTATGATGTCAGTAggaataattttcataaattctGCCTTAAATACTATCATTTATGCAACAAAgcttaatgaaaatttaattgacaCAACCTTGCGAATTTAACAATTTGGATGCATCTTGCGGAAAAGAGGAAAATCTAACTGGGTTCCTTGATTCTCCCAATCTCAACTTCCTATTTTTTATGCAACAAAGCTTAATGAATTTAAGccggattattttttatttgaatcgaacttAAGTCAAAGGGTGTTTGGGTTCAGTTTAGTTCATATCCACCCCTAAAAGTGGCAAATATCATATCCTCAATTGTAGCTTGAGCATGAAAAGATGTCACTAAATTCCAACCTCTAACCTTGAACTTCATTCTTATTGCTATTGTTATATGAGTAAGGCCATGCTTACgaaattttatctaaaagttTTCATCTAAACTAATGTGTCACCCTATATAGCATTTCTTTGTTACTTATATTATCAGCTGACTGTTTATATATTAGGACCACTGACCTCAAGTAGAGACGCATAATttgagatataaaatttgacttgttatatttaaagtttttcataTACCAGAATTGCGGTTTCCCTTGATTCCGTTTAGACATTATTGATTCTAAAAAAATCAGCTTAAGGTGCACATGACAAGAACTTGTTTTAGGCAATTTCTTGTTTGAAGGgaaaataattgatttgatgCATGGAAGCCTGATTTACCTTTTCCTCTCGTGTAATCAAGTGCATTCCCTAATGAAGTTACAGGACATTTATCTTGTTTCTAAATTGGACTTCACTCATATtgcattttatgtgatatattgACTTGCTTATGTTTTATATCTTAGGCCTGGTTTAGAGAACTGCCAATTGGGGTTCTGGATTCCTTATTGGCTGAGCAGGTAATGCGATGCCAGACAGAAGAGGACTGCACTGAGCTTGTGAGGGTTCTACCCCCAACAGAAGCTGCTTTATTGGATTGGGCTATCAATCTGATGGCTGATGTTGCCCAACTAGAACATCTAAACAAGATGAATGCACGCAACATAGCAATGGTTTTTGCACCAAACATGACTCAGGTGAGTTTTTATACGTTAGAGACTTGTAATAATAAAGCTGTATTCAATCATTTCTGGTTCAAATATGCAGAGTTGTAACTAATAAATTTTGGCCAGAACCTCTGGTGCTTCGATATAGTGAAGGAGAAGTTGTTCAAtccatttttacattttttttttcctatggCAATGCATATGGCAGATGCCAAATTCTGGTCAAATAATAGTCTGTTATGCTTGCTTTTCAATTGCAGATGGCAGACCCCTTGATTGCATTGATGTATGCTGTTCAAGTGATGAACTTCCTTAAAACACTTATATTGAGAACATTGCGGGAAAGAGGAGATTCTGTAGTAGATCAGAGTCAAGTTTCACATTTGGAGCCTTTTGACGAGAATGGACGCCAGAGCCCCTCAGAACCCTGTGTGCAAGTTGCTGAAAGAAATGGCGAAAAAATTAACCAAGCCTTTGTTGCTGAGGAACCTATCATGCAAGATTCTGCGGACTTCGGTCAGAAGAACGAGATAATTGATGGAGAAGATCACAGTCCTATAACCTCTGTTGAAAAATCAACTGCTAATAGTGAGCAGTGTCATCTGACTCCAGTTCAAGTTGACACTTTAACTAGTGAAACCGGTGTGTGTGAATTCATTGGTAAAAAGGCGGGTCTTCAGGCAAAAACTGGAAAGTACATGATTGGCCGGTCAAGTAATTCAAATCTCAAAGGAGGCCCTAGAATATTTAATAGGCAACATAGTGTGCTCCACATTACAGGAACTGCTGAGAAGACCAAGGGCATCGGCAATCTGAGTTGTATAGATTCAAGGACAGAGCGAATTGAAGCTTGGCGATGAAATGGCTCAACTTCGGTTATCAGCCAACTAATCCTATGACAAAGTGACTCTTAAGGTTTGCAACATGTGAGGGGGAAGCTTCTGAATTATGTTGTATGTTTTCAGTGTGCTGGGTGGTTGCTTAACCTATTCTAATTTCACTGATGCTATTCTTCCATGGTATGACTAACATTCTCTGCTTTTTATGTCTACCATTTACTTAAAAGGTTGGAATTTCACTGATGTGGTTTCTTGTATCTATTTTCATTATTGCATGGCCATTATCTTTCCTCCTTTTCTTCATGGGCATTGGTaactagaatttttaatttcccGTAGTTTTCTATCTAACAAGCCTTATAATTTTAGAGAatcaactttctttttcttttaggtaGGGTGGAGTATTATACTGGTAACATAGACGGTTGATTCTATTATACGTTATGATGTTTCATGTTTTGTCCCtggtaaaattattttcatagcATGATAGCTTTAGAGATTTGTTACATGGTAAACTTAACTTGGTTGTCTTTCAACTCATGAAAACCTTAGACTTTGATTCACAGGAGTTCCATTGGCTGATTTTTTCACCACTTTTTTTTTGAAGCAATGTTATATGCATtcgattttcaatatttaagtgggtattataattaagtgttattttatcttttaatttaaaattactcaatcatatgatgacacatcaatTGAGTATTCAATTAGAAATTCTAAattgggtatacatagttttatcttattttattttatttttgatttctTTATAAATTGTGAGGATAGTCAGAGGGCAAGTGGTGATATACTGGAACATGTATATGTAGGGACCACAAAGGAGATAAAAGAATAACaacatgaaagaaaatagagagaaaGTGGTGATAGTTTGCGACAATatcttgtttatttattcattgtgCCCACAAAGGAGTGGACATGTTAAAATGGGTCCATGAGAATATACCTGGATGGCTGGTGCTATGCTATTGccaatgaaaattttgagtacCATTtgtaagagtaatattatttatacctaattttgaatatacaaacaatgtaattatgtgattaagtgtcattttattatttaaaatcacacaatcacataatgatatatcatctatgtaaTCAACTatgtactaaaaaaatatatatgcatatcaTTTTATTGTGTTTATAATAACTTGCTTTTGCTTGACTCTTTTGTCTCAAACCCATTTCGCCTCCAGATATTCTACTCACATGATCATGTCTCCACAGCTCAGGAGCTTAGCAAGTCATTGTTGAATGAAAACTATGCtttgaggaagaagaaaggggAAATGAAAATTCTGATGATTGGAAATGTGATAAGGTGAATAAGCTAAAATTAGGTGATTCCATTTGCTTAAAAGAGTTGGTTTATAGAAATATGGGTGAGTGCATCATAGAATCTCATGAACTGGGAATCTGAGGAACTTTTAAAGAAAGGTTTGTAATGTTTTGGCCATCAGATCAATATCTCTGGGTACCACCACAGAACTTTCTCTTGGCAGCTTTTCATTGGAACTAGCAAAAATCTCCTTCTCAATTATCAACCTTTCAAGCAGAAAATACTGCAGCTTGGTACTGATGTCACATTATCCCTTCTCTCAACTGTCAGATTATCCACTTTCTACTTAAAAAGAATAAAgcaaacttttatatataaattgagataatattttataattaaattatgtaattatttatttattttattattatattaaattataaaaagaaagtatgtatcatagttttattgttatattaaaatctattattattattcaaataatactTTTACAATACATCCCCAAGAAAGTATGTCTATTGATACAAatgaaactatatttttttttctaattttaaaaataaatgtccCTCAATTGATAATAACTTTAGATTAACACtatgatatgataaattatgtgtataattttatatataaataataatatattattatatgagtaaatattatttaatttttaactatttaattatatgataatgtgtcattatttgtacacaaaattattgataaaaattgtaCACGTCATTACTCATATGATATTACAAGTTTGAttgatttaagtaataaatatataagaggATAGTAATAGAATATCAACAAACAAGAGGTGTACatgaaaaacagaaaacaaggGTGTAAATGAGAATATTGTAAAATAGGGTTAAGTCCAGCCATAAATGAGAGATCAAATCTGCTGAAAAGATGATAAATATAAGGAAACCATAACCTCTAGAAATGGAACA includes:
- the LOC123225496 gene encoding rho GTPase-activating protein 1-like, whose amino-acid sequence is MTEVLHFPSSSTTSSPSSSSSSSPSPSLFTCAPPPCLSCAPHSLLLRNADGNNSVVTQVVEIEDDDGKDREPSDQLSVLTLLVTIFRKSLVACKTERRDLCAMEISHPTNVRHVAHVTFDRFHGFLGLPVEFEPEVPRRPPSASATVFGVSTESMQLSYDSRGNSVPTILLLMQRHLYNRGGLELEGIFRINAENSQEEYVRDQLNSGVVPDAVDVHCLAGLIKAWFRELPIGVLDSLLAEQVMRCQTEEDCTELVRVLPPTEAALLDWAINLMADVAQLEHLNKMNARNIAMVFAPNMTQMADPLIALMYAVQVMNFLKTLILRTLRERGDSVVDQSQVSHLEPFDENGRQSPSEPCVQVAERNGEKINQAFVAEEPIMQDSADFGQKNEIIDGEDHSPITSVEKSTANSEQCHLTPVQVDTLTSETGVCEFIGKKAGLQAKTGKYMIGRSSNSNLKGGPRIFNRQHSVLHITGTAEKTKGIGNLSCIDSRTERIEAWR